Proteins from a genomic interval of Mycolicibacterium grossiae:
- a CDS encoding glycosyltransferase family 4 protein — protein sequence MEDLLALSERGAGVPLRELALVGLTAAIITYFATGWVRALATRWGAVAYPRERDVHLQPTPRMGGLAMYVGVVAAVLLASQLPALTRGFVYSSGMPAVVVAGGLIMAIGLIDDRWGLDALTKFAGQITAASVLVTMGVAWSVLYIPIGGVGTIVLDQVTSILLTLALTVSIVNAMNFVDGLDGLAAGLGLITAAAICIFSIGLLRDHGGDVLFYPPAVISVVLAGACLGFLPHNFHRARIFMGDSGSMLIGLMLAAASTTAAGPISQNAYGARDVFALLSPFLLVVAVMFVPALDMLLAIVRRTRAGRSPFSPDKMHLHHRLLQIGHSHRRVVLLIYLWVGIVALGAASTIFFDPRYTGAVMLAAIVVAIVVTLIPLLKRGGEVPSDFAD from the coding sequence GTGGAGGACCTGCTCGCGCTGTCGGAACGCGGTGCGGGCGTCCCGCTGCGCGAACTGGCGCTGGTGGGCCTGACCGCCGCGATCATCACCTACTTCGCGACCGGCTGGGTGCGCGCGCTGGCGACCCGGTGGGGTGCCGTCGCCTACCCGCGCGAACGCGACGTCCACCTGCAGCCGACCCCGCGCATGGGTGGCCTGGCCATGTACGTCGGCGTGGTCGCCGCCGTGCTGCTGGCCTCCCAGCTACCCGCCCTGACCCGGGGGTTCGTGTACTCCTCCGGGATGCCCGCCGTCGTCGTCGCGGGTGGGCTCATCATGGCGATCGGCCTCATCGACGACCGCTGGGGCCTCGACGCGCTCACCAAGTTCGCCGGGCAGATCACCGCCGCGAGCGTGCTCGTCACCATGGGCGTCGCGTGGAGCGTGCTCTACATCCCGATCGGCGGGGTCGGCACCATCGTGCTCGACCAGGTGACCTCCATCCTGCTGACCCTGGCGCTCACGGTCTCCATCGTCAACGCCATGAACTTCGTCGACGGGCTCGACGGGCTGGCCGCCGGCCTCGGGCTGATCACGGCCGCCGCCATCTGCATCTTCTCCATCGGCCTGCTGCGCGATCACGGCGGCGACGTGCTGTTCTACCCGCCCGCGGTGATCTCGGTGGTCCTGGCCGGCGCCTGCCTGGGTTTCCTGCCGCACAACTTCCACCGCGCCCGCATCTTCATGGGCGACTCCGGGTCGATGCTGATCGGTCTGATGCTCGCCGCGGCGTCGACGACGGCGGCCGGACCGATCTCGCAGAACGCCTACGGCGCCCGCGACGTGTTCGCCCTGCTGTCACCGTTCCTGCTCGTCGTCGCGGTGATGTTCGTGCCGGCGCTCGACATGTTGCTGGCGATCGTGCGGCGCACGCGCGCCGGCCGCAGCCCCTTCAGCCCGGACAAGATGCACCTGCACCACCGGTTGCTGCAGATCGGCCACTCGCACCGGCGCGTGGTGCTGCTCATCTACCTGTGGGTTGGCATCGTCGCCCTGGGCGCCGCGAGCACGATCTTCTTCGACCCGCGCTACACCGGCGCGGTGATGCTCGCCGCGATCGTCGTGGCCATCGTCGTCACGCTCATCCCGCTGCTCAAACGCGGGGGAGAGGTTCCCAGCGACTTCGCAGACTAG
- a CDS encoding L-threonylcarbamoyladenylate synthase, whose translation MTVFDCSDPQQRTTGIASAISALKGGRLVVLPTDTVYGIGADAFDGTAVASLLAAKGRGRDMPVPVLVGSWHTVDGLVYSVPGSARDLIRAFWPGALSLVVRQAPSLQWDLGDANGTVMLRMPLHPVAIELLRDVGPMAVSSANVSGRPPAVTAADAQAQLGDHVEVYLEAGPSARQAASTIVDLTGPTPRVLRQGPISAQAVAEVLGVDAETLTPTSD comes from the coding sequence ATGACCGTGTTCGACTGCTCGGATCCCCAGCAGCGCACCACCGGCATCGCGTCGGCCATCAGCGCGCTCAAGGGTGGCCGGCTGGTGGTGCTGCCCACCGACACCGTCTACGGCATCGGCGCCGACGCGTTCGACGGCACGGCCGTCGCCTCGCTACTCGCCGCCAAGGGCCGCGGCCGCGACATGCCCGTGCCGGTGCTCGTCGGCTCCTGGCACACGGTCGACGGCCTGGTGTACTCGGTGCCCGGCAGCGCCCGCGACCTCATCCGCGCGTTCTGGCCCGGGGCACTCAGCCTGGTGGTCCGCCAGGCGCCGTCGCTGCAGTGGGACCTCGGCGATGCCAACGGGACGGTGATGCTGCGCATGCCGCTGCACCCCGTCGCCATCGAGTTGCTGCGCGACGTCGGCCCGATGGCGGTCTCGAGCGCCAACGTCTCCGGCAGGCCGCCCGCCGTCACCGCCGCCGATGCGCAGGCGCAGCTCGGCGACCACGTGGAGGTCTACCTCGAGGCCGGTCCATCGGCGCGCCAGGCCGCCTCCACGATCGTCGACCTCACCGGCCCGACTCCACGCGTGCTGCGGCAGGGGCCCATCTCCGCGCAGGCCGTCGCCGAGGTCCTGGGCGTGGACGCCGAGACGCTGACGCCGACGAGCGACTGA
- the prmC gene encoding peptide chain release factor N(5)-glutamine methyltransferase, which yields MTAPRRVLTEAIAEATARLDAAGVDSARADAEFLAAYVLGVDRGRLPFATPDAAFAARYRDLVARRAAREPLQHVVGTAAFGPVTLAVGPGVFVPRPETESLLEWALAQPLPDRPVVVDLCTGSGALAIALARALPAATVIAVDDSDDALRYTRRNAEGTGVEVLAADVTAPGLLAGREGAVDLIVANPPYIPDGAVLAPEVADHDPCHALFGGPDGMAVIAPIAGHASRLLRRGSGRIGVEHDDTTAAATVAVFARTGDFTDVTSRRDLAGRPRFVTATRTG from the coding sequence ATGACCGCGCCGCGGCGCGTCCTGACCGAGGCCATCGCCGAGGCCACCGCGCGCCTGGACGCCGCGGGCGTCGACAGCGCCCGCGCGGACGCGGAGTTCCTCGCCGCGTACGTCCTCGGCGTCGACCGCGGCCGGCTGCCGTTCGCCACCCCCGACGCGGCGTTCGCCGCGCGATACCGGGACCTCGTCGCCCGGCGCGCCGCCCGGGAGCCGCTGCAGCACGTCGTGGGGACCGCAGCCTTCGGTCCGGTCACGCTCGCGGTCGGCCCCGGCGTCTTCGTCCCGCGGCCGGAGACCGAGTCGCTGCTCGAATGGGCCTTGGCTCAGCCGCTCCCGGACCGGCCCGTCGTCGTCGACCTGTGCACCGGCTCCGGTGCGCTCGCGATCGCGCTGGCACGCGCCCTGCCCGCTGCCACGGTGATCGCCGTCGACGACTCCGACGATGCGCTGCGGTACACCCGTCGCAACGCCGAGGGCACCGGCGTCGAGGTCCTCGCGGCCGACGTCACCGCCCCCGGCCTGCTCGCCGGACGCGAGGGTGCGGTCGACCTGATCGTGGCCAATCCGCCCTACATTCCCGACGGCGCGGTGCTCGCGCCGGAGGTGGCCGATCACGATCCGTGCCACGCGCTCTTCGGCGGGCCGGACGGCATGGCGGTCATCGCGCCGATCGCCGGTCACGCGAGCCGGCTGCTCCGCCGGGGCAGCGGCCGCATCGGCGTCGAACACGACGACACCACCGCCGCGGCCACCGTCGCCGTGTTCGCGCGCACCGGCGACTTCACCGACGTGACGTCGCGCCGCGACCTCGCCGGACGACCCCGCTTCGTCACCGCCACCCGCACCGGGTGA
- the prfA gene encoding peptide chain release factor 1, giving the protein MSDNAPKIEALLAEHADLERQLSDPGLHADAAAARRVGRRFAQVSPIAATYRKLEAVRGDLEAARELAADDESFAAEIPDLEARLAELDDHLTDLLAPRDPHDADDVVLEVKSGEGGEESALFAADLARMYIRYAERHGWTVTVLDETTSDLGGYKDATLTIASKGDSADGVWSKLKFEGGVHRVQRVPVTESQGRVHTSAAGILVYPEPDEIEQVQIDESDLRIDVYRSSGKGGQGVNTTDSAVRITHLPTGIVVTCQNERSQLQNKARAMQVLAARLQALAEEQAQADASADRASQIRTVDRSERIRTYNFPENRIADHRINFKAHNLDQVLDGDLDPLFDALAAADKQARLQEA; this is encoded by the coding sequence GTGAGCGACAACGCTCCCAAGATCGAGGCCCTGCTGGCCGAGCACGCCGACCTCGAACGGCAGCTGTCCGACCCGGGGTTGCACGCGGATGCCGCGGCGGCGCGTCGCGTCGGACGGCGCTTCGCCCAGGTGTCGCCGATCGCGGCCACCTACCGCAAGCTCGAAGCGGTCCGCGGCGACCTCGAAGCCGCCCGGGAACTCGCGGCCGACGACGAGTCGTTCGCTGCCGAGATTCCGGACCTGGAGGCCCGGCTCGCCGAACTCGACGATCACCTCACCGACCTGCTCGCGCCGCGCGACCCGCACGACGCCGACGACGTGGTGCTCGAGGTGAAGTCGGGGGAGGGCGGCGAGGAATCGGCACTGTTCGCCGCCGACCTCGCTCGCATGTACATCCGGTACGCGGAGCGGCACGGCTGGACGGTGACCGTGCTCGACGAAACCACTTCCGACCTGGGCGGGTACAAGGACGCCACGCTGACCATCGCCAGCAAGGGCGATTCCGCCGACGGCGTGTGGTCGAAGCTGAAGTTCGAGGGCGGGGTGCACCGCGTGCAGCGGGTTCCGGTCACCGAGTCGCAGGGCCGCGTGCACACCTCGGCGGCAGGCATCCTCGTCTATCCCGAGCCCGACGAGATCGAGCAGGTGCAGATCGACGAGTCCGACCTGCGCATCGACGTCTACCGCTCGTCCGGCAAGGGCGGTCAGGGCGTCAACACCACCGACTCCGCGGTGCGCATCACCCACCTGCCCACCGGCATCGTGGTGACGTGCCAGAACGAGCGGTCGCAGCTGCAGAACAAGGCGCGCGCCATGCAGGTGCTCGCGGCGCGGCTGCAGGCGCTCGCCGAGGAACAGGCCCAGGCCGACGCATCGGCCGACCGCGCCAGCCAGATCCGCACCGTCGACCGCAGCGAGCGCATCCGCACCTACAACTTCCCCGAGAACCGGATCGCCGACCACCGGATCAACTTCAAGGCGCACAACCTCGACCAGGTGCTCGACGGCGACCTCGACCCGCTGTTCGACGCGCTGGCCGCGGCGGACAAGCAGGCCCGGCTGCAAGAGGCATGA
- the rpmE gene encoding 50S ribosomal protein L31 yields MKSGVHPNYNETTVVCGCGNTFQTRSTKDNGHIVVEVCSQCHPFYTGKQKILDSGGRVARFEKRYGKRNAGDKAAADK; encoded by the coding sequence ATGAAATCGGGCGTTCACCCCAATTACAACGAGACCACCGTGGTCTGCGGCTGTGGCAACACCTTCCAGACCCGCAGCACCAAGGACAACGGCCACATCGTGGTCGAGGTCTGCTCGCAGTGCCACCCGTTCTACACCGGCAAGCAGAAGATCCTCGACAGCGGCGGCCGCGTGGCGCGCTTCGAGAAGCGCTATGGCAAGCGGAACGCCGGCGACAAGGCCGCAGCCGACAAGTAG
- a CDS encoding maleylpyruvate isomerase family mycothiol-dependent enzyme: MHDEEIWGHVDAQRAELADLLETLVPAQWATPSLCDAWTVREVAVHLVQANVGWGRMALEALRSGFRFDAMMARVAREDRRSTDEIVATLRGMVGSRRRPPGTKVVDPLLDALVHGQDIARPLGLPRTMPQDAALVVADRLWTMTFPINARRRFPDVRFEATDAPFAVGSGRVVARPLDDVVMLLAGRNIGPSEHV, encoded by the coding sequence ATGCACGACGAGGAGATCTGGGGTCACGTCGACGCCCAGCGCGCCGAACTCGCCGACCTGCTGGAGACGCTGGTGCCGGCGCAGTGGGCGACGCCGTCGCTGTGCGACGCGTGGACGGTGCGCGAGGTGGCGGTGCACCTCGTCCAGGCCAATGTGGGCTGGGGCCGGATGGCGCTCGAAGCGCTGCGCTCCGGCTTCCGATTCGACGCGATGATGGCGCGCGTGGCCCGCGAGGACCGCCGCAGCACCGACGAGATCGTCGCCACACTGCGTGGCATGGTCGGATCGCGACGCCGCCCGCCCGGGACGAAGGTCGTCGACCCACTGCTCGACGCGCTGGTCCACGGCCAGGACATCGCCCGGCCGCTCGGACTGCCCCGGACGATGCCGCAGGATGCCGCGTTGGTCGTCGCCGACCGACTGTGGACCATGACGTTCCCCATCAATGCGCGACGGCGCTTCCCCGACGTCCGGTTCGAGGCGACCGACGCGCCGTTCGCGGTGGGCAGCGGACGCGTGGTTGCGCGTCCGCTGGACGATGTGGTCATGCTGCTGGCCGGACGGAATATCGGCCCGTCCGAGCACGTTTAG
- a CDS encoding MarR family winged helix-turn-helix transcriptional regulator, whose protein sequence is MFIAHRAAEARVHDALRASGFDDLTAAQTRLAQRLRPEGIRLTDLAEQAGVTKQTAGALIDDLARRGYVERIPDPADARARLVVLSPRGRRLCAAAAAEVAAVEAQWRDHLGAADYDRLRRLLLVLRDVTDPYR, encoded by the coding sequence ATGTTCATCGCCCACCGCGCCGCCGAGGCGCGCGTGCACGACGCGCTGCGGGCGTCGGGCTTCGACGACCTCACTGCGGCGCAGACGCGGCTGGCGCAGCGGCTGCGCCCCGAGGGAATCCGGCTGACCGACCTCGCCGAGCAGGCCGGCGTCACCAAGCAGACCGCCGGCGCGCTGATCGACGACCTCGCGCGACGGGGTTACGTCGAACGCATCCCCGACCCCGCCGACGCCCGGGCCCGACTGGTGGTGCTCAGCCCGCGGGGCCGCCGCCTGTGCGCGGCGGCCGCCGCCGAGGTCGCCGCGGTCGAGGCGCAGTGGCGCGACCACCTCGGCGCCGCGGACTACGACCGGCTGCGGCGCCTGCTGCTGGTTCTGCGGGACGTCACCGATCCGTACCGGTGA
- the fadD1 gene encoding fatty-acid--CoA ligase FadD1 encodes MPDTLQQLLRERADVDTPAVRFGDRTWTWRQHIAEAFAQAAALIDAADAERPLHVGVLLGNTPDMLTALAAAALGGYVLCGINTTRRGEAIARDVARVDCQILLTDAEHRHLLDGIDLPGVSVFDVSAPEWSQRTAAAPGLVPHAEVGADDTFMMIFTSGTSGEPKAVEVPHAMVLFAGTALVERYALDASDVCYLAMPLFHSNAVYAGWSVALNAGATMAPASFSASRFLDDVRRYGVTYMNYVGKPLAYILATAERPDDADNPLRIAFGNEAADRDIDEFGRRFGCTVWDGFGSTETAVIITRPDDCPTGSIGKGFPGVAIFDPETVTECEVARFDASGALLNAAAATGELVNTSGSGLFRGYYNDQGATDQRMRHGMYWSGDLAYRDADGWIYLAGRTADWMRVDGENLTTAPIERILLRLNAISRVAVYPVPDEYVGDQVMAALVLRDGAALTPAEFGAFLAAQPDLSPKAWPRYVWIAEDLPSTATNKILKRDLVAMGTDPAGRTLWTREGRTFGVLAVTGTDR; translated from the coding sequence GTGCCGGACACGTTGCAACAGCTGCTGCGCGAGCGCGCCGACGTCGACACCCCGGCCGTCCGGTTCGGCGATCGCACCTGGACGTGGCGGCAGCACATCGCCGAGGCGTTCGCGCAGGCCGCGGCGCTGATCGACGCCGCCGACGCCGAGCGCCCGCTGCACGTGGGCGTCCTGCTGGGCAACACGCCCGACATGCTCACCGCCCTCGCCGCGGCCGCCCTCGGCGGTTACGTGCTGTGCGGCATCAACACCACGCGGCGCGGCGAGGCGATCGCGCGCGACGTCGCCCGCGTCGACTGTCAGATCCTGCTCACCGACGCCGAGCACCGCCACCTGCTCGACGGCATCGACCTACCCGGCGTCTCGGTGTTCGACGTCTCCGCGCCGGAGTGGTCGCAACGGACGGCGGCGGCGCCCGGCCTGGTCCCGCACGCCGAGGTCGGCGCCGACGACACCTTCATGATGATCTTCACCTCGGGCACCAGCGGCGAACCCAAAGCCGTGGAGGTGCCGCACGCCATGGTGCTGTTCGCCGGGACCGCACTGGTCGAGCGGTACGCACTGGATGCGTCCGACGTCTGCTACCTCGCGATGCCGCTGTTCCACTCCAACGCCGTCTACGCGGGCTGGAGCGTGGCGCTGAACGCCGGAGCCACGATGGCGCCCGCGTCGTTCTCCGCCTCGCGCTTCCTCGACGACGTCCGGCGGTACGGCGTGACGTACATGAACTACGTCGGCAAGCCGTTGGCATACATCCTCGCCACGGCCGAGCGGCCGGACGACGCCGACAACCCCCTGCGCATCGCGTTCGGCAACGAAGCGGCGGACCGCGACATCGACGAGTTCGGGCGCCGCTTCGGCTGCACGGTGTGGGACGGGTTCGGGTCCACCGAGACCGCCGTGATCATCACCCGCCCGGACGACTGCCCGACCGGGTCGATTGGGAAGGGCTTCCCGGGCGTCGCGATCTTCGACCCCGAGACGGTGACCGAGTGCGAGGTCGCCCGCTTCGACGCCTCCGGTGCCCTGCTCAACGCCGCCGCGGCGACCGGCGAGTTGGTCAACACCAGCGGCAGCGGCCTCTTCCGCGGCTACTACAACGACCAGGGCGCCACCGACCAGCGGATGCGGCATGGCATGTACTGGTCCGGCGACCTGGCCTACCGGGACGCCGACGGCTGGATCTACCTCGCCGGCCGCACCGCCGACTGGATGCGCGTCGACGGCGAGAACCTGACCACCGCGCCCATCGAGCGCATCCTGCTGCGACTGAACGCGATCAGCCGCGTCGCCGTCTATCCCGTGCCGGACGAGTACGTCGGTGACCAGGTGATGGCCGCGCTCGTCCTGCGGGACGGGGCCGCGTTGACGCCCGCGGAGTTCGGGGCGTTCCTGGCCGCCCAGCCCGACCTGTCGCCGAAGGCCTGGCCGCGGTACGTGTGGATCGCCGAGGACCTGCCGAGCACGGCGACCAACAAGATCCTCAAGCGCGACCTGGTGGCGATGGGCACCGATCCCGCAGGCCGCACGCTGTGGACGCGCGAGGGTCGCACCTTCGGCGTGCTCGCGGTCACCGGTACGGATCGGTGA
- a CDS encoding TetR/AcrR family transcriptional regulator gives MHPSASPRGTFAQPEEAPLTTTPAPPESAPQSRSVRDRLIDAAEECLRVKGIRSTTVSEVAEVAGVSRGWLYRHFPDKVTLLGAALVRLNDAYWSESHALLDEVQGLAEQIAAGISHARTAYDDPGALLMKLRMAEPEEFAACAGAGVQGLVPDLAAFWRRYVVAARDAGEIHPDVHVDEAAEWVARAILSLTTVPGAQLDAADPAAVLVHVKRYVMPGLRTDPAV, from the coding sequence ATGCATCCATCCGCGTCGCCGCGCGGCACGTTCGCGCAACCCGAGGAGGCGCCGTTGACCACCACCCCGGCACCGCCCGAGAGTGCTCCGCAGAGCCGCTCGGTCCGCGACCGTCTGATCGACGCGGCCGAGGAGTGTTTGCGGGTCAAGGGGATTCGTTCGACGACGGTGTCCGAGGTTGCCGAGGTGGCCGGGGTGTCGCGAGGCTGGCTGTACCGCCACTTCCCGGACAAGGTGACGCTGCTCGGCGCGGCGCTGGTGCGGCTGAACGACGCCTACTGGTCGGAGTCGCACGCGCTGCTGGACGAGGTGCAGGGGCTCGCCGAACAGATCGCCGCGGGCATCAGCCACGCCCGCACCGCCTACGACGATCCCGGTGCACTGCTCATGAAACTGCGCATGGCGGAACCCGAGGAGTTCGCGGCATGCGCCGGCGCGGGTGTGCAGGGACTGGTTCCGGACCTCGCGGCGTTCTGGCGGCGCTACGTAGTCGCCGCGCGCGATGCCGGCGAGATCCATCCCGACGTCCACGTCGACGAGGCGGCCGAGTGGGTGGCGCGGGCGATCCTGTCACTGACCACCGTGCCCGGCGCCCAGCTCGACGCCGCCGACCCGGCCGCCGTGCTGGTGCACGTCAAGCGCTACGTCATGCCCGGTCTGCGGACCGACCCCGCCGTCTGA
- the rho gene encoding transcription termination factor Rho → MTDTDLITAGGSSDDVAVPESVDSPSAAPAAEAPSAQRAVPLTAMVLPDLRALASSLGVKTTGMRKGDLIAAIREQRGDTNGAAAPANGQADAPAAEQAPAADQAATEQAPRRRERRGASRQTGAPARADGDTADAPTADATAAPAEADGREQAPATSDRPKADRAETTDGAAEKTDRAVEADAGDGRTPQKDGGQNKGDQGGRNGSGGNGRNERGNNERNDRGNNERGNNERGNNERGNNERNDRGNNERGNNERNDRGNNERNDRGNNERNERGNSDRNDRNNATDDDDDEGRGGRRGRRFRDRRRRERGGNEGGGNDTELREDDVVQPVAGILDVLDNYAFVRTSGYLAGPNDVYVSMNMVRKNGLRRGDAVTGAVRVAREGEGGGGNNPRQKFNPLVRLDSVNGGSVEDAKKRPEFGKLTPLYPNQRLRLETSGDKLTTRVIDLIMPIGKGQRALIVSPPKAGKTTIMQDIANAITQNNPECHLMVVLVDERPEEVTDMQRSVKGEVIASTFDRPPSDHTQAAELAIERAKRLVEQGKDVVVLLDSITRLGRAYNNASPASGRILSGGVDSTALYPPKRFLGAARNIEHGGSLTIIATAMVETGSTGDTVIFEEFKGTGNAELKLDRKIAERRVFPAVDVNPSGTRKDELLLSPDEFAIVHKLRRVMSGLDPHQAIDLLMSQLRKTKNNYEFLVQVSKNTPGGTGDD, encoded by the coding sequence GTGACTGATACGGACCTCATCACGGCCGGTGGCAGCAGCGACGACGTCGCAGTGCCCGAGTCCGTGGATTCACCCTCTGCCGCACCCGCGGCGGAAGCGCCGAGCGCCCAGCGCGCCGTGCCGCTGACCGCGATGGTGCTGCCCGACCTGCGTGCGCTCGCCAGCTCACTCGGCGTCAAGACGACCGGTATGCGCAAGGGCGACCTCATCGCTGCCATCCGCGAGCAGCGCGGGGATACGAACGGTGCCGCGGCGCCCGCGAACGGCCAGGCCGACGCACCCGCCGCCGAGCAGGCCCCCGCGGCCGACCAGGCCGCCACCGAGCAGGCACCCCGTCGGCGCGAGCGCCGCGGTGCCTCGCGTCAGACCGGCGCCCCCGCCCGCGCCGACGGCGACACCGCCGACGCGCCGACCGCCGACGCGACCGCTGCGCCGGCCGAGGCCGACGGCCGTGAGCAGGCCCCCGCGACGTCCGATCGTCCGAAGGCCGACCGGGCCGAAACGACCGATGGCGCCGCCGAGAAGACCGACCGCGCCGTCGAGGCGGACGCCGGCGACGGCCGCACTCCGCAGAAGGACGGCGGGCAGAACAAGGGCGACCAGGGCGGTCGCAACGGCTCGGGCGGCAACGGCCGCAACGAGCGCGGCAACAACGAGCGAAACGACCGCGGAAACAACGAGCGCGGCAACAACGAGCGCGGCAACAACGAGCGCGGCAACAACGAGCGCAACGACCGCGGGAACAACGAGCGCGGCAACAACGAGCGCAATGACCGCGGGAACAACGAGCGCAACGACCGCGGCAACAACGAGCGCAACGAGCGCGGCAACAGCGACCGCAACGATCGCAACAACGCGACCGACGATGACGACGACGAGGGCCGCGGCGGCCGCCGCGGCCGCCGGTTCCGCGACCGCAGGCGGCGCGAGCGCGGCGGCAACGAGGGCGGCGGCAACGACACCGAACTGCGCGAGGACGACGTCGTGCAGCCGGTCGCCGGCATCCTCGACGTGCTCGACAACTACGCCTTCGTCCGGACCTCCGGTTACCTGGCCGGCCCGAACGACGTGTACGTGTCGATGAACATGGTGCGCAAGAACGGGCTGCGCCGCGGCGACGCCGTGACCGGCGCCGTCCGCGTGGCCCGTGAGGGCGAGGGCGGCGGCGGCAACAATCCGCGGCAGAAGTTCAACCCGCTGGTGCGGCTCGATTCCGTCAACGGCGGATCGGTCGAGGACGCGAAGAAGCGCCCGGAGTTCGGCAAGTTGACGCCGCTCTACCCGAACCAGCGGCTGCGCCTCGAGACGTCGGGAGACAAGCTCACCACGCGTGTGATCGACCTGATCATGCCGATCGGCAAGGGTCAGCGTGCGCTGATCGTGTCGCCGCCGAAGGCCGGCAAGACCACGATCATGCAGGACATCGCCAACGCGATCACGCAGAACAACCCGGAATGCCACCTCATGGTCGTGCTCGTCGACGAGCGCCCCGAAGAGGTCACCGACATGCAGCGCTCGGTCAAGGGCGAGGTCATCGCCTCGACGTTCGACCGGCCGCCGTCAGACCACACCCAGGCCGCCGAGCTGGCCATCGAACGGGCCAAGCGGCTCGTCGAGCAGGGCAAGGACGTCGTCGTCCTGCTGGACTCGATCACCCGCCTCGGCCGCGCGTACAACAACGCGTCGCCGGCCTCGGGCCGCATCCTGTCCGGTGGTGTGGACTCCACCGCGCTGTACCCGCCGAAGCGCTTCCTCGGCGCGGCCCGCAACATCGAGCACGGCGGATCGCTCACCATCATCGCCACGGCGATGGTCGAGACCGGCTCCACCGGTGACACCGTGATCTTCGAGGAGTTCAAGGGCACCGGCAACGCCGAACTGAAGCTCGACCGCAAGATCGCCGAGCGCCGGGTCTTCCCTGCGGTCGACGTCAACCCGTCGGGCACCCGCAAGGACGAGCTGCTGCTGTCCCCGGACGAGTTCGCGATCGTGCACAAGCTGCGCCGGGTGATGTCCGGGCTGGACCCGCACCAGGCCATCGACCTGCTGATGAGCCAGCTGCGCAAGACCAAGAACAACTACGAGTTCCTGGTCCAGGTCTCCAAGAACACCCCGGGAGGCACCGGCGACGACTAG
- the thrB gene encoding homoserine kinase, with amino-acid sequence MTQTLPAGLSASAVVAASSANLGPGFDSLGLALGLYDEIDVETTDSGLVIDVTGEGAGQVPLDASHLVVRALRRGLDAAGVTVGGLKISCRNVIPHSRGLGSSAAAVVGGLAAANGLIAQSDSPVLDDGDLIQLSSEFEGHPDNASAAVLGGAVVSWTEADGATPRYRAAPLRLHPDIRLFPAVPAVRSSTAETRAVLPEEISHVDARFNVSRVALLVVALTERPDLLAAATEDRLHQPQRASAMPASAEYIAILRRCGVATVLSGAGPAVIAITTESELPAEALEFGAAHGFAITEMAQGDGVRWTPGPR; translated from the coding sequence ATGACGCAGACCCTTCCCGCCGGGCTGTCCGCCTCGGCCGTCGTCGCCGCGTCTAGCGCCAACCTCGGTCCCGGCTTCGACAGCCTCGGCCTCGCACTCGGCCTGTACGACGAGATCGACGTCGAGACAACCGATTCCGGTCTCGTCATCGACGTCACGGGGGAGGGCGCCGGTCAGGTGCCGCTGGACGCGTCGCACCTCGTGGTGCGGGCGCTGCGGCGCGGCCTCGACGCGGCTGGCGTCACGGTCGGGGGACTGAAGATCAGCTGCCGCAACGTCATCCCGCACTCGCGTGGCCTCGGTTCGTCCGCCGCGGCCGTCGTCGGCGGGTTGGCCGCCGCCAACGGCCTCATCGCACAGTCGGATTCGCCCGTCCTCGACGACGGCGACCTGATTCAGCTGTCATCGGAGTTCGAGGGGCACCCGGACAACGCCTCAGCGGCGGTACTCGGCGGCGCGGTGGTCTCGTGGACCGAGGCGGACGGCGCGACGCCGCGCTACCGCGCGGCACCTCTGCGGCTGCATCCCGACATCCGGCTCTTCCCGGCCGTCCCCGCGGTCCGCTCGTCGACCGCGGAGACCCGGGCCGTGCTGCCGGAGGAGATCAGCCACGTCGACGCACGCTTCAACGTCAGCCGCGTCGCCCTGCTGGTCGTCGCTCTGACCGAGCGGCCCGACCTGCTGGCCGCGGCCACCGAGGACCGGCTGCACCAGCCGCAGCGCGCCTCGGCGATGCCCGCATCGGCGGAATACATCGCCATCCTGCGCCGTTGTGGCGTAGCGACGGTGCTTTCGGGGGCCGGACCAGCGGTTATCGCCATCACCACCGAGTCCGAGCTGCCGGCCGAGGCCCTCGAGTTCGGCGCCGCCCACGGGTTCGCCATCACCGAGATGGCCCAGGGCGACGGCGTCCGGTGGACGCCGGGTCCGAGATAG